In Chitinivorax sp. B, the sequence AACGGGTGCGGCTTGTGGTGCGGCCTGCATTTGCCCCATTGATTGCGCCATGACCTGGCCGATTTGTACACCTGCGCCCAAGCCCGCCCCGATTCCGGCCAAGCCGCCTTCGTTTTGGGCCGCCAACGGGATGGCATTGGCCGTCTGGTATTGGGTGTAGGTCTGCATATTGCCGATCATGCCCATCGAGATGCGGGTATCGATGGCTTTTTGCAGTTCTTCCGGCAACGAGATGTTTTCGACGGCGAAGTTATCCAGTTCCAGGCCATATTTGCTGAAAGCGGGAACGAGGGCTTCCTTCATCTTTTCAGCCATCAACAGTTGATTGCCAGCCATGTCGAGGAAAGGCACACCACCGCCACCCAGGGTGGACGTCATGGTGGCGACGACCAGATTACGTAACTGGGTTTCCAGATCGTCACGCGTGTAGATTTCGCGGGTACCGCTGACTTCGGTGTAAAACAGTTTCGGGTCGACCAGCTTGTATGAATACATGCCGAAAGCGCGCAGCCGAACCATGCCGAAATCCTGATCACGGATGGTGATGGGCTGTGGTGTTCCCCACTTACGGCCCAGCTGAATGCGGGTACTGAAGAAGTACAGGTCGCTCTTGAACGGGGATTCGAACAACTTGTCCCAGTTTTTCAGATAGGTCAGTACCGGCAAGGTCTGAGTAGTCAGCTTGTACTGGCCGGAGCCAAACACATCAGCAACTTTGCCTTCGTTCACGAACACCGCCATTTGCGAGTCACGGACCGTCAGGCTGGCGCCATTCTGAATTTCCATATCCTGCATCGGGAAACGATAGGCCAGTACACCGTCCTCTTCCTCTGTCCAATGCAGGATGTCTATAAACTGTTTCTTGATAAAAGAGCCGAGACCCATGATCGTTCCTTGATGAAAATAATTGACTGGTTACGGGTCGAGGCGGCCCGGTCAGCAATTGGTTGCTTAGCTTTTGTCCGTTAGTTGGCAAATCAATCCGTCAGCAAAGCGAAAAACGGATTGGCCTTGTAATGTCGGTGTGTCGCCTGTTTACATGCCATTGGGCAAATCAATTGCCAGTACGCCACGATAGTCGATCCCGACAGCCAGCAGGTCATGGTTATGTTGCCGATGTGTGGGTGTTTGCTGCCGTTGACTGAAGCGTGTCTTGCCGTGCTTGGCAAGTGATTCGAACTGGGCAAGACCTTTGGCTTGCGCGGTTACAGTCTCTCCGGTCACATTCTCGAATGCGATGTCTTGATGCAGGCCGGCAGCCATACCCTCTAGATCGAACTGGTTGTAAGCATCGATATAGCGTTTTACGAGTATCTTCTGGTCGCTTGGATTCACGGTGACCTCAAGACATACAACCTGCATTGATTACGCCAACGGAAACGGAAATCGCACCCATCAAGGTGCCCATGGCGATATTGTCTTCCTGCAATGCCTCATTCATGTGCGGCAGCATCCGGCTGGTCAGTATGTAGGCGACCAACTGAACGGCCATGCCACTGGCAGCCCAAATCAGGAAGGTCAGCCAGGTCGGGTTATGCATGATGCTGGAAGCCAGTGTCAGTGAAAAACCTGTCATGGCGCCGCCGAAGCTGAGTGCTGGGGCCAGGTTGCCATCCCGGATCAATGCCATCTCATCAAACGGGGTGA encodes:
- a CDS encoding SPFH domain-containing protein; protein product: MGLGSFIKKQFIDILHWTEEEDGVLAYRFPMQDMEIQNGASLTVRDSQMAVFVNEGKVADVFGSGQYKLTTQTLPVLTYLKNWDKLFESPFKSDLYFFSTRIQLGRKWGTPQPITIRDQDFGMVRLRAFGMYSYKLVDPKLFYTEVSGTREIYTRDDLETQLRNLVVATMTSTLGGGGVPFLDMAGNQLLMAEKMKEALVPAFSKYGLELDNFAVENISLPEELQKAIDTRISMGMIGNMQTYTQYQTANAIPLAAQNEGGLAGIGAGLGAGVQIGQVMAQSMGQMQAAPQAAPVAQPTAAAAPATPAEDAPEARLEKLKGLLDKGLISQADFDSAKAEILKKLIG
- a CDS encoding nuclear transport factor 2 family protein codes for the protein MNPSDQKILVKRYIDAYNQFDLEGMAAGLHQDIAFENVTGETVTAQAKGLAQFESLAKHGKTRFSQRQQTPTHRQHNHDLLAVGIDYRGVLAIDLPNGM
- a CDS encoding DUF350 domain-containing protein, with protein sequence MELAYNYLIHILSAFAMLAFFVAIYFKVTPFDEMALIRDGNLAPALSFGGAMTGFSLTLASSIMHNPTWLTFLIWAASGMAVQLVAYILTSRMLPHMNEALQEDNIAMGTLMGAISVSVGVINAGCMS